The following are encoded together in the Bos javanicus breed banteng chromosome 4, ARS-OSU_banteng_1.0, whole genome shotgun sequence genome:
- the TOMM7 gene encoding mitochondrial import receptor subunit TOM7 homolog isoform X2 produces the protein MVKLSKEAKQRLQQLFKGGQFAIRWGFIPLVIYLGFKRGADPGMPEPTVLSLLWG, from the exons ATGGTGAAGCTGAGCAAAGAGGCCAAGCAGAGGCTGCAGCAGCTTTTCAAGGGAGGACAATTTGCCATCCGCTGGGGTTTTATTCCTCTCGTGATTTACCTGG GATTTAAGAGGGGTGCAGATCCTGGAATGCCTGAACCAACTGTTTTGAG CTTACTTTGGGGATAA